One genomic window of Marinobacter arenosus includes the following:
- a CDS encoding Spy/CpxP family protein refolding chaperone, translating to MKLAKLFGTALVAVSLSAPALAQQAAGGQPDQVDQLAQMVGLSDDQQTEIRGIIDEMQGKIAELRQEARALQQQMQAEIKPDFDEDSIRENAEELGDLTGEIAALSTLMQAKVDSVFTEEQRETLDQRMQQMQQQMQQQRQMMQQQQGQGQ from the coding sequence ATGAAGCTCGCAAAATTGTTTGGTACCGCCCTTGTTGCCGTGAGCCTTTCCGCTCCGGCGCTGGCCCAACAGGCCGCTGGCGGTCAGCCGGATCAGGTGGATCAGTTGGCGCAGATGGTGGGTCTTTCTGACGACCAGCAAACCGAGATCCGGGGTATCATCGACGAGATGCAGGGCAAGATCGCCGAACTCCGTCAAGAGGCGCGCGCGCTTCAGCAGCAGATGCAGGCCGAGATCAAGCCGGACTTCGACGAAGACTCCATCCGCGAAAATGCCGAGGAACTGGGCGACCTGACTGGAGAGATCGCAGCGCTCTCGACCCTCATGCAGGCGAAAGTCGACAGCGTGTTTACCGAGGAACAGCGCGAGACGCTGGACCAGCGCATGCAGCAGATGCAGCAGCAAATGCAGCAGCAGCGCCAGATGATGCAACAGCAGCAGGGCCAGGGTCAGTAA
- a CDS encoding DMT family transporter, translating to MTNWVFLALAIVAEVVATSFLKASEGFSRLMPSVVVVVGYGVAFYLLGLALRTIPVGTAYAIWAGLGIVLVAAAGWLVFGQKLDAWGVVGMALIVSGVFVLNVLSKAGAH from the coding sequence ATGACGAACTGGGTATTTCTCGCGCTGGCGATCGTCGCGGAAGTGGTGGCAACGTCCTTCTTGAAGGCGAGTGAGGGCTTCAGCCGGCTGATGCCCTCCGTGGTTGTGGTTGTCGGGTACGGTGTCGCTTTTTACCTTCTGGGGCTGGCATTAAGAACCATCCCGGTGGGAACCGCGTACGCCATTTGGGCAGGTCTTGGAATTGTTCTGGTGGCGGCGGCCGGTTGGCTGGTGTTCGGTCAGAAGCTGGACGCGTGGGGTGTTGTCGGAATGGCGTTGATTGTGTCTGGGGTTTTCGTGCTGAACGTCCTTTCCAAGGCGGGCGCCCACTGA
- the lipA gene encoding lipoyl synthase — MSDSAKPRITSGSKFRNEHGFSAIKDGIKRSSGENRDSRPVERKPKWLRARMPGGERYEAVRKNVSEHRLSTVCQESHCPNIGECWTAGTATIMVMGSVCTRACKFCAVDTGNPKGWLDHEEPENTAKSVELMGLRYIVLTSVDRDDLDDGGAAHYAACVSAIKQRTPEVAVEALTPDFDAVMPHVEKVVDSGLDVFAQNVETVKRLTSRVRDPRAGYEKTLSVLAHAKQYRPDVLTKTSLMLGLGETEEEILQTMDDLRAIGVDILTLGQYLRPTPNHLPVERYVTPEEFNRYREIGLEKGFMEVPSGPMVRSSYRADKVFDQNNLGLAVPEVPQATNAMQIPVKAVD; from the coding sequence ATGAGCGACAGCGCAAAACCCCGCATTACCAGTGGTTCCAAATTCCGTAATGAGCACGGCTTTTCCGCCATCAAGGATGGTATCAAGCGCAGCTCGGGCGAGAATCGGGATTCCAGGCCGGTGGAGCGCAAGCCAAAATGGCTGAGGGCTCGCATGCCAGGGGGCGAGCGCTACGAAGCGGTGCGTAAGAATGTCAGCGAACACCGCCTGAGTACGGTCTGCCAGGAGTCCCATTGCCCCAATATTGGTGAGTGCTGGACGGCCGGCACGGCCACCATCATGGTGATGGGTTCAGTCTGCACCCGGGCCTGCAAATTCTGCGCGGTAGATACCGGCAACCCCAAAGGCTGGCTGGATCACGAGGAACCCGAGAACACCGCCAAGTCCGTCGAGCTGATGGGCCTGCGTTACATCGTTCTGACCTCAGTAGACCGCGACGATCTGGACGATGGCGGCGCCGCCCACTACGCCGCCTGCGTATCGGCGATCAAACAGCGCACGCCGGAAGTGGCCGTCGAGGCCCTGACACCGGATTTCGATGCCGTCATGCCGCATGTGGAGAAAGTAGTGGATTCCGGGCTGGACGTGTTCGCCCAGAACGTTGAAACCGTGAAACGCCTCACCAGCCGGGTGCGGGATCCCCGCGCCGGATACGAGAAGACCCTGAGCGTTCTGGCACACGCCAAGCAATACCGCCCCGACGTGCTCACCAAAACCAGCCTGATGCTGGGACTGGGTGAAACCGAAGAGGAAATCCTCCAGACCATGGACGACCTGCGCGCTATCGGTGTGGATATCCTGACCCTGGGCCAATACCTGCGGCCCACGCCGAACCACCTGCCGGTGGAACGGTACGTCACCCCGGAAGAGTTCAATCGCTACCGGGAAATTGGTCTGGAGAAGGGTTTCATGGAGGTGCCCTCCGGGCCGATGGTTCGCTCCAGCTACCGTGCGGACAAGGTGTTCGACCAGAACAACCTCGGTCTTGCCGTACCGGAAGTACCCCAGGCCACCAACGCCATGCAGATTCCGGTCAAAGCGGTCGACTGA
- a CDS encoding Mpo1 family 2-hydroxy fatty acid dioxygenase has product MRSLPQFLSDYGESHRNSFNQWVHIVCVPAIVFSTLGLLWLIPIGSWLGLTGTAGEWVNGATLLAVLSGLVYLRLSLGVFVLMAGWFAVSAWIIQGVIAAGWSLFWTSLVVWIAAWALQVYGHKVEGKKPSFVEDLVFLLIGPIFVSIEFGAKVGLPVPYALSRDGKDQHGGSVQGH; this is encoded by the coding sequence ATGCGATCGTTACCGCAATTTTTGAGTGATTACGGCGAGAGCCACCGGAATTCGTTCAACCAGTGGGTGCACATCGTGTGTGTGCCGGCCATCGTGTTTTCAACCCTGGGCCTGCTCTGGCTCATTCCCATCGGCAGTTGGCTGGGTCTGACCGGCACGGCCGGTGAGTGGGTCAATGGCGCAACCCTGTTGGCGGTGCTGTCCGGCCTCGTGTACCTGCGGCTGTCGCTCGGGGTGTTCGTGCTGATGGCGGGCTGGTTCGCCGTTTCGGCCTGGATTATCCAGGGCGTTATCGCGGCCGGTTGGTCCCTGTTCTGGACCAGTCTCGTGGTCTGGATCGCGGCCTGGGCTTTGCAGGTGTACGGCCATAAGGTTGAAGGGAAAAAACCGTCGTTCGTGGAGGACCTGGTGTTTCTGCTGATTGGGCCCATTTTCGTCAGCATCGAGTTCGGCGCCAAGGTCGGACTGCCTGTGCCTTATGCCCTGAGCCGCGATGGCAAGGATCAGCACGGAGGTTCCGTTCAGGGGCACTGA
- a CDS encoding AraC family transcriptional regulator, translated as MQHTPNGTLFLWPDHWQVVGHLMPNRPHRHISASWLVGLDGPFRLQVGGQWRSTSAALVAPDAVQALEPGGGRMWCAQLDPDSHFWRALQPLLNGRQTVDIALSAHHLSSLESDTCQLVRQSLSTAIERLGGSPVPVDPRVRTICDYLRTELPEKVDVSWLAESVGLSSSRLSHLFRQEIGVPMRRFLLHLKMNRVLAHWEPGKSMSGLAMDAGFYDQPHFVRTVRDMFDALPSEYVSNGGFRVCRCGPSSSPSP; from the coding sequence ATGCAGCATACGCCCAACGGCACCCTGTTCCTCTGGCCCGATCACTGGCAGGTGGTCGGGCATCTGATGCCCAATCGTCCGCACCGCCATATCAGTGCCTCGTGGCTCGTCGGCCTGGATGGCCCCTTCCGGCTCCAGGTCGGCGGCCAATGGCGATCGACATCGGCGGCGCTGGTGGCGCCCGATGCCGTTCAGGCACTGGAGCCCGGTGGCGGTCGCATGTGGTGCGCGCAGCTCGATCCGGACAGCCACTTCTGGCGCGCCCTGCAGCCGCTTCTGAACGGCCGACAAACGGTCGATATCGCATTGTCGGCGCACCACCTGTCGAGCCTGGAATCGGACACCTGTCAGTTGGTCCGGCAATCCCTGTCGACGGCAATCGAGCGACTTGGGGGCTCGCCGGTGCCGGTGGACCCCCGCGTGCGAACAATCTGCGATTACCTTCGCACAGAGTTGCCCGAGAAAGTGGATGTATCGTGGCTGGCAGAGTCGGTAGGGCTGTCGTCGTCGCGACTCAGCCACCTGTTCCGACAGGAAATCGGTGTGCCGATGCGACGGTTTCTGCTGCATTTGAAGATGAACCGTGTGTTGGCCCACTGGGAGCCCGGGAAGTCCATGTCCGGGCTGGCGATGGACGCCGGGTTCTATGACCAACCCCATTTTGTTCGCACCGTCCGGGACATGTTTGACGCCTTGCCGTCCGAGTACGTCTCCAACGGCGGGTTCAGGGTTTGCCGTTGCGGCCCTTCTTCTTCCCCTTCGCCTTGA
- a CDS encoding O-acetylhomoserine aminocarboxypropyltransferase/cysteine synthase family protein: protein MKLETLALHAGFSGDPTTHAATTPIYQTTSYTFDDTQHGADLFDLKVQGNIYTRIMNPTNGVLEERMAQLEGGVGALALASGMAAITYALQTICKVGNNIVSTSQLYGGTYNLFAHSLPNQGIDCRMVPHDDFDAVEKAIDDNTRALFCESIGNPAGNVVDIERWADIAHKHGIPLIVDNTVATPFLCRPFEHGADIVVHSLTKYIGGHGTTVAGIVVDSGKFDWKASADKFPMLNEPDPSYHGVVYTEALGPAAFIGRCRVVPLRNTGAALAPFNAFLIMQGLETLALRMERHCENAEKVANFLQDHPSVEWVNYATLDGSPYKATCEKICGGKASGILSFGIKGGLEAGARFIDALQLIYRLVNIGDAKSLACHPASTTHRQLNPEELKSAGVSADLVRLSIGIEHVDDLIADITQALDAATA from the coding sequence ATGAAACTCGAGACACTGGCTTTACACGCGGGCTTCAGCGGAGACCCGACCACCCATGCGGCGACTACGCCCATCTACCAGACCACCTCCTATACCTTCGATGACACGCAGCACGGTGCGGATCTGTTTGATTTGAAGGTGCAGGGCAACATCTATACGCGCATCATGAACCCGACGAACGGGGTGCTTGAGGAGCGCATGGCGCAACTCGAAGGTGGTGTTGGGGCACTGGCGCTGGCCTCGGGAATGGCCGCCATCACCTATGCCCTGCAAACCATCTGCAAGGTCGGCAACAATATCGTCAGCACCAGCCAGCTTTATGGCGGCACTTATAACCTGTTCGCCCATTCGCTGCCGAACCAGGGTATCGACTGCCGGATGGTGCCCCACGATGATTTCGATGCGGTCGAAAAAGCCATTGATGACAACACCCGCGCCCTGTTTTGCGAATCCATCGGCAACCCGGCGGGCAATGTGGTGGATATCGAGCGCTGGGCCGACATTGCCCACAAGCATGGCATACCGCTGATCGTCGACAATACGGTGGCAACACCCTTCCTGTGTCGACCGTTCGAGCATGGGGCCGACATCGTCGTCCACTCCCTCACCAAGTACATCGGCGGCCACGGCACCACCGTGGCGGGCATCGTGGTGGATTCAGGCAAATTCGACTGGAAAGCCAGTGCCGACAAGTTCCCCATGCTGAACGAGCCAGACCCGTCCTATCACGGCGTGGTGTATACCGAGGCTCTCGGGCCCGCGGCCTTTATCGGTCGCTGCAGGGTGGTTCCCCTGCGAAACACCGGAGCCGCCCTGGCCCCCTTCAATGCTTTCCTGATCATGCAGGGACTGGAGACCCTCGCCCTTCGCATGGAACGTCACTGCGAGAACGCGGAAAAAGTTGCCAACTTCCTGCAGGACCATCCCTCCGTCGAATGGGTGAACTACGCCACCCTCGATGGCAGCCCCTACAAGGCGACCTGTGAGAAGATCTGTGGCGGCAAGGCGTCGGGCATCCTGAGTTTCGGGATCAAGGGCGGCCTTGAGGCCGGAGCACGGTTCATCGATGCCCTGCAACTGATCTACCGGTTGGTCAATATTGGTGACGCCAAGTCCCTGGCCTGCCACCCGGCTTCTACCACCCACCGGCAACTGAATCCGGAGGAGCTGAAAAGCGCCGGTGTGAGTGCGGATCTGGTGCGCTTGTCCATCGGCATCGAGCATGTGGACGACCTGATCGCCGACATCACCCAGGCGCTGGACGCTGCAACCGCCTGA
- a CDS encoding serine hydrolase domain-containing protein: MPQTTTVAGLSLDRLERITRHLDESYIQPGKLPGAVTLVARHGEVVWTRAQGLMDVERNKPARRDTIFRIYSMTKPVTSIAMMQLYEQGRFLLDDPVHKYIPSWKNLSVYKAGAWPDFQTEPAAASMTIRDLLTHMSGLTYGFLERTNVDAAYRQLKLDGSGTLTLDKLIDRLAELPLEFSPGTAWNYSVSTDVVGYLVQVLSGQPLDDYFQEHIFAPLGMTDTGFQVPEDKLDRFAACYLHQPGNTMKLQDDPARSRYLRTPAFLSGGGGLVSTVDDYHRFAQALCQGGEYAGQRIIGRKTLAFMRSNHLPGNQDLPALSIGAFSETPYEGNGFGLGFSVKTDVAKSHTNGSVGEYGWGGLASTNFFIDPEEDMVVIFMTQLIPSSSYPVRQELRAMVHGALV; encoded by the coding sequence ATGCCGCAAACCACCACCGTCGCAGGCCTGTCGCTCGACCGACTGGAGCGCATTACCCGCCACCTTGACGAAAGCTACATCCAGCCTGGCAAGCTTCCCGGGGCCGTAACCCTGGTGGCCCGGCATGGCGAGGTGGTCTGGACCCGGGCTCAGGGGCTGATGGACGTTGAGCGCAACAAGCCAGCCCGGCGAGATACCATCTTCCGGATCTATTCCATGACCAAGCCGGTCACCTCCATTGCCATGATGCAGTTGTACGAACAGGGCCGCTTTCTGCTGGACGATCCGGTTCACAAGTACATCCCCTCGTGGAAAAACCTGTCGGTGTACAAGGCCGGTGCCTGGCCGGACTTCCAGACCGAGCCGGCCGCCGCCAGCATGACCATTCGCGACCTGCTCACCCATATGTCCGGCCTGACCTACGGGTTTCTTGAGCGCACCAATGTAGATGCCGCCTATCGCCAGCTCAAGCTGGACGGCAGCGGCACCCTCACATTGGACAAACTGATCGACCGATTGGCAGAGCTGCCACTGGAATTCTCACCGGGTACCGCCTGGAACTACTCGGTTTCCACTGACGTGGTCGGGTACCTGGTCCAGGTGCTGTCGGGCCAGCCTCTGGATGACTATTTTCAGGAACACATCTTCGCGCCCCTGGGGATGACCGACACCGGCTTCCAGGTTCCGGAGGACAAGCTGGACCGGTTTGCGGCCTGCTACCTGCACCAGCCGGGGAACACCATGAAGTTGCAGGACGACCCAGCGCGATCCCGCTACCTGCGCACCCCGGCATTCCTTTCTGGCGGCGGGGGGCTGGTGTCGACGGTCGATGATTACCACCGTTTCGCACAGGCGTTGTGCCAGGGCGGTGAATACGCCGGCCAGCGCATCATAGGGCGGAAAACCCTGGCGTTCATGCGCAGCAATCACCTGCCCGGAAACCAGGACCTGCCGGCGCTGTCCATCGGCGCGTTCAGCGAGACGCCCTACGAGGGCAATGGTTTCGGGTTGGGCTTTTCCGTCAAGACGGACGTCGCCAAATCGCACACCAATGGCTCCGTGGGTGAGTACGGCTGGGGCGGCCTGGCCAGCACCAATTTCTTTATCGATCCGGAGGAGGACATGGTCGTCATTTTCATGACTCAGTTGATACCCTCTTCGTCGTACCCTGTGCGCCAGGAGTTGCGAGCCATGGTCCACGGCGCCCTGGTCTGA
- a CDS encoding efflux RND transporter permease subunit: MNRLRALYDRLILPHPVVVLTVFGLLLGLAAVKFGEFRLDASAESLVLEDDRSLEQYRKVHRRFTTSDDFLIVTYTPKRELFSEQGLDHLRALRDELQALDAVGSTNSILNVPLLHSPDLTLDTVDSEIKTIDADNVPPETAREALLNNPLYPNLLISEDAKTTAIQVNLPTPERYFELLQQRNELRDKVAGGKASDAERAQLETVRQTFIDYTGKLGQERDATIATVRTILDRYRDQAEIHLGGVPMIVSDMIRFIQNDLSTFGFGVLAFLLLTLAIIFRQWRWVLIPTLCCGFTVWLMVGFLGWAQWPVTVISANFIALLLIMTLSLTIHLIVRYREFQHDEPEADPKDSLRKTVMAMLKPCFYMAITTIVAFGSLTFSGIRPVIDFGWMMTLGLTVAFLITFIIFPALLRILPPPLDKNVLSNRVPFTETFAGFTERFGKTVLAGSAAIAVLCAVGVSKLTVENSFIDYFKSSTEIHQGMITIDNRLGGTTPLDIVITDEAPPENVTTDSDPFASGCDPFVEECEGGEEYRDTWYTYQKMQKLEEVHNYLDSLPETGKVLSITSTLDILAQINQGERLDALELAFVPAAVPDDLQDVLLTPYISEEHDQARFSVRILETMPELRRQALLDRIHSHLTNELDYDEDQVLFAGMTVMYNNMLQSLFDSQIKTIGAVFLAIMAMFLLLFRSLKLALIGIAPNLIAAGSVLGLMGWLGIPLDMMTITVAAITVGIAVDDTIHYLHRFKTEFAKDGDYLATMHRCHRSIGRAMFYTSLTIIAGFSILVLSNFIPTIYFGLFTGFAMFMALLGALTLLPRLLIMVKPFGPGTSAGT; this comes from the coding sequence ATGAACCGGTTACGCGCCCTGTACGATCGCCTGATCCTTCCCCACCCCGTTGTTGTCCTAACCGTTTTCGGCCTGTTACTGGGTCTGGCCGCAGTGAAATTTGGCGAGTTCCGGCTGGACGCCTCGGCCGAATCCCTGGTCCTGGAAGACGACCGGTCGCTGGAACAGTATCGGAAGGTCCATCGCCGGTTCACCACCTCCGACGACTTTCTCATTGTTACCTACACCCCGAAACGCGAACTGTTCTCCGAACAGGGGCTCGACCACCTTCGCGCGCTGAGGGATGAGCTGCAGGCGCTCGACGCGGTCGGTTCCACCAACAGCATTCTGAACGTACCTCTGCTGCACAGCCCCGACCTGACCCTGGACACCGTCGACAGCGAGATCAAAACGATCGATGCCGACAATGTCCCCCCGGAAACAGCCCGGGAAGCGCTCCTGAACAACCCGCTCTACCCCAACCTGCTGATCAGCGAGGATGCGAAAACGACGGCCATCCAGGTCAATCTGCCTACGCCGGAGCGCTACTTCGAGCTGCTTCAGCAGCGTAACGAGCTGCGCGACAAGGTTGCAGGCGGCAAGGCGTCTGATGCTGAACGGGCCCAGCTGGAAACGGTCCGGCAGACATTCATAGACTACACCGGAAAGCTCGGCCAGGAGCGTGACGCCACCATTGCCACCGTGCGCACCATTCTGGACAGGTACCGGGACCAGGCGGAGATTCATCTTGGTGGCGTGCCTATGATCGTCTCGGACATGATTCGCTTTATCCAGAACGACCTTTCGACCTTCGGGTTCGGGGTACTGGCCTTTCTGTTGCTCACCCTGGCGATCATCTTCCGCCAGTGGCGCTGGGTGCTGATACCCACTCTGTGCTGTGGCTTTACGGTGTGGTTGATGGTTGGCTTTCTGGGCTGGGCTCAGTGGCCGGTAACGGTGATCTCCGCGAACTTCATTGCGCTGTTGCTGATCATGACTTTGTCTCTCACCATTCACCTGATTGTCCGCTACCGGGAATTTCAGCACGACGAACCGGAGGCCGACCCCAAGGACTCGTTGCGCAAAACGGTGATGGCGATGCTCAAGCCCTGTTTCTACATGGCCATCACCACCATCGTTGCGTTTGGCTCGTTGACGTTCAGTGGCATCCGCCCGGTCATCGATTTCGGCTGGATGATGACGCTCGGCCTCACCGTGGCTTTCCTGATCACCTTCATCATTTTCCCCGCGCTGCTGCGCATTCTGCCCCCGCCGCTGGATAAAAACGTGTTGTCCAATCGGGTGCCGTTTACCGAGACCTTTGCCGGTTTCACCGAGCGCTTTGGCAAAACCGTTCTGGCGGGATCGGCGGCGATCGCGGTCTTGTGTGCGGTGGGCGTGAGCAAACTGACGGTGGAAAACAGCTTCATCGACTACTTCAAGTCCTCGACCGAAATCCACCAGGGCATGATCACCATCGACAATCGCCTGGGTGGTACCACACCGCTGGACATCGTCATCACCGACGAGGCACCGCCGGAAAATGTCACCACAGACAGTGATCCCTTCGCCAGTGGCTGCGATCCGTTTGTGGAGGAGTGTGAAGGTGGCGAGGAATACCGGGACACCTGGTACACCTACCAGAAAATGCAGAAACTGGAGGAGGTGCACAACTACCTCGATAGTCTGCCGGAAACCGGCAAGGTCCTGTCCATCACCTCCACCCTCGATATCCTGGCACAGATCAACCAGGGCGAGCGACTGGACGCCCTGGAGCTGGCGTTTGTGCCGGCGGCGGTTCCGGATGATTTGCAGGACGTTCTGCTGACGCCCTATATCTCCGAGGAACACGACCAGGCCCGTTTCAGTGTCCGCATTCTGGAAACCATGCCCGAACTTCGGCGCCAGGCCCTGCTTGACCGCATCCACTCACACCTGACCAACGAGCTCGACTACGACGAGGATCAGGTGCTGTTCGCGGGTATGACCGTCATGTACAACAACATGCTCCAGAGCCTGTTCGATTCCCAGATCAAGACCATAGGCGCGGTCTTCCTGGCCATTATGGCGATGTTCCTGTTGCTGTTCCGCTCATTAAAACTGGCCCTGATCGGCATCGCACCCAACCTGATCGCTGCCGGCTCGGTCCTTGGCCTGATGGGATGGCTGGGCATTCCGCTGGATATGATGACCATCACCGTGGCCGCCATTACCGTGGGCATTGCCGTGGACGACACCATTCACTACCTGCACCGGTTCAAAACCGAATTCGCAAAAGACGGGGACTACCTTGCCACCATGCACCGGTGCCACCGAAGCATCGGCCGGGCCATGTTCTACACCTCCCTGACCATCATTGCCGGCTTTTCGATTCTGGTGCTCTCCAACTTCATCCCGACCATTTACTTTGGTCTGTTCACCGGTTTCGCCATGTTCATGGCCTTGCTGGGCGCCTTGACGCTGCTGCCCCGGCTGTTGATCATGGTCAAACCCTTCGGCCCGGGCACCAGCGCAGGAACCTGA
- the ylqF gene encoding ribosome biogenesis GTPase YlqF — MAINWFPGHMHKARKEIKQVMPQMDLIIEVLDARIPFSSENPLVPALRGDKPLIKVLNKRDLADPGITAEWQAWLEQERGVRTITLTHNQRSEALGILKLAEEMTPEHDRQKSALRVMILGIPNVGKSTIINTLAGRPAAKTGNEPAVTRAQQAIKLPDNILLYDTPGFLWPKLSPEACGYRLAVTGAIRSSVLDFEDVALFEADYLREAYPDLVMARYGLDELPADGIGLMDEIAAKRRFFGRGGIPDLHKVSEILLNEFRAGTLGRISLETPAMVEKEAEEAAQAAAEKAAREELKAKGKKKGRNGKP, encoded by the coding sequence ATGGCGATTAACTGGTTTCCAGGGCACATGCACAAGGCCCGCAAGGAGATCAAACAGGTCATGCCCCAGATGGACCTTATTATCGAGGTCCTGGATGCGCGCATCCCGTTCAGCAGCGAAAATCCGCTGGTGCCTGCCCTGCGTGGGGACAAGCCTCTGATCAAGGTACTCAATAAACGCGATCTGGCGGATCCCGGGATAACCGCAGAGTGGCAGGCCTGGCTCGAGCAGGAGCGGGGCGTACGCACCATTACACTGACCCACAACCAGCGCAGCGAAGCCCTGGGTATCCTGAAGCTGGCCGAGGAAATGACGCCCGAGCATGATCGCCAGAAAAGCGCATTGCGGGTGATGATTCTGGGCATCCCGAACGTCGGCAAATCCACCATCATCAATACCCTGGCAGGTCGGCCCGCCGCCAAAACCGGAAACGAGCCGGCCGTGACCCGGGCCCAGCAAGCCATCAAACTGCCCGACAACATCCTGCTGTACGACACGCCCGGCTTCCTCTGGCCCAAGCTGTCACCGGAAGCCTGTGGCTATCGGCTGGCGGTCACCGGCGCCATCCGCAGTTCGGTCCTTGATTTCGAGGACGTCGCCCTGTTTGAGGCAGACTACCTGCGTGAAGCCTACCCGGACCTGGTAATGGCCCGCTATGGCCTGGATGAGCTGCCCGCCGACGGCATTGGTCTGATGGATGAAATCGCCGCCAAGCGACGTTTTTTTGGCCGTGGCGGTATTCCGGACCTTCATAAGGTGTCCGAGATCCTGCTGAACGAATTCCGCGCCGGTACGCTCGGGCGCATCTCCCTGGAAACCCCGGCCATGGTCGAAAAAGAAGCCGAAGAAGCCGCTCAGGCCGCCGCTGAAAAGGCCGCCCGGGAAGAACTCAAGGCGAAGGGGAAGAAGAAGGGCCGCAACGGCAAACCCTGA